The genome window TTGTTGTGGTGGGACTCAATGATAGAAAGAAGTatggtccaaatcggatgttaggTTAGGTACTATATTTGTTAAATATTAtgtgaatcctataaattaaaaggGCCGATTTGGGTTCAAATtcaatttcaacaaaataatgtttcaggaatgcaAATCTTATCTGTTTTTGTAACTACAGAAACTATTTCacaacaatctgagatggtgggtgtcatggcttacTGAAATGAAATGACCCAATATCCATTAGTCCCCAAACTCTATGAGGATGAACAGAGCTTTCACTAACAGATGTGATGTTGTTGCGTTGACAGCCAATGCACTAGATAATGTTTGCCTTGTACAATGCACAGCTTCTTTAAACCACAGTAAAGCACTGTAACTCATGTTTACACACCTTACATCTTTATGAGTACATTGTTACTGTGTTAAAGTCCAAAAATGTACATCACATGACTTCATTCTttgactgatatctttctgacttCCTCACCTTTGCTGACGTCTCAAACCAACCCAGGAAGCCTTTCTCTTTACAGTAGTTGTCCATGAGGGAAAACAGCTCCTTGTTTCCCTCTGTCTGGTCACACTTGTTGGCTAACAGGACAGCAGGGACAGGGCTTCCACTGGCCAGTCTCACTTTGCTATCTAGGTCATGCTTCCACTGTGAGGCAGCCTCTAATGTCTCCATCTTGGTCGTGTCAAAGACCACAAACGCCCCCATGGCCTCCTTGTAGTATACTCTGGACATGTTCCTAATCCTCTCCTGACCTTCAGGAAATAGAGAAAAACATAGTGTGTCCCTATGGGtcttggccaaaagtagtgcaatataaagggaatagggcgccTGTTGGCACACAACCATACAGTTGTCATCTGCTTTTCTTTCTTAAATCCTCCTTAACTTTGATTGGAAAGCTGTTCACTTACATAAATGTTAATCTGGGGCTATGGAAAATGTACAACTTGGAAAGAAACATTTTGTCTACAATCCATGGAGATAACCTAGTAAGCTGTAACCCCAAATCAAATAACAAAAGCAGAGAAACACAGAACTGTGACTGTCATCATATTGTCAACCCCAAGTAGATCATCAAGATCTCatttcagttggtagagcagttggtagagagcatggtgtttgcaacgcctgggttgtgggttcgattcccacgggggaccagtacagaagaagaaaaaaatgtatgaaatgtatgcattcactactgtaagtcgctctggataagagcgtctgctaaaggaCTCAAATTTAAATGTTCTCTATATAGGAATATTTAAATGGTTATTGTTAACTGAGTAAACTTTTCTTTAGTTTTGAGTTAGTTGGATAATCTTATTTCTATTTCTAGGCTTTAAAGTTTTGAGTGAGAAAAACATGAATGTGCTAGCTGAAAACATCTGTCCATCCATAGTATATCGGAAGCCCTCTATtatttcacgtgtgtgtgtgtgtgtgtgtgctcaacatATTTGGCTTACCTGCAATGTCCCAAAGCTGAAGTCTCACTACTGTTTTATTGTCCCATTCGATCGTTTTCAACGCGAAGTCAACTCCAATCGATGCCTTATACTCCTCCTTGAACCGCATGCTC of Salmo salar chromosome ssa01, Ssal_v3.1, whole genome shotgun sequence contains these proteins:
- the rab32b gene encoding ras-related protein Rab-32, coding for MAGGSVSVCTECLFKVLVIGERGVGKTSMRFKEEYKASIGVDFALKTIEWDNKTVVRLQLWDIAGQERIRNMSRVYYKEAMGAFVVFDTTKMETLEAASQWKHDLDSKVRLASGSPVPAVLLANKCDQTEGNKELFSLMDNYCKEKGFLGWFETSAKDNLNVDEAGAFLMENMLRIDRGLSSRDNENDRINMSQSKATFKCC